One Flavobacterium cerinum genomic window, CGACATCAGGTATTTTTTAGGTGTCGTTCCAAATTTCTTTTTAAATGCCGAAATAAAATGGCTTGCTGTACTATAACCTATTTTCAATCCCACTTCATTCACATTATACGATCCGCTGTCCAATAATTTTCGGGCATACTCCATTTTATAATCGAACAAAAAACTATAAACCGAATCTCCGTAAATCTGCTTGAATCCCATTTTGAGTTTTTTCAGATTTAATCCAACCTGATCAGCCAGTTCCTGTAATCCGGGCGGTTCAGCCATATTTGCCAAAACGATATCTTTTGCTTTTCGTATTTTTAATACATTTTCTTCATCAATCAAAAACGGGCATTGTTCCGCATCCGGATCCTCGTTTCTATTAAAAAACAAACTTAGCAATTCATATCCTTTACCTTTATAATATAACTTTTTAATTGAAGGATTCAGGTTATAATTGAAAATCTGATTGAGTACAAT contains:
- a CDS encoding AraC family transcriptional regulator, which produces MGSQEEIKIEEDFFLIRFQNDTNDVVRFERPVSMGLIQFHFGLKGKAKFLFNQGSYALDLVEEKSLLLYNPQKELPLHLTIEPHSWVVSVLISIKKFHALFSSEAEYIPFLSDENRDKKYYKEENISPSMAIVLNQIFNYNLNPSIKKLYYKGKGYELLSLFFNRNEDPDAEQCPFLIDEENVLKIRKAKDIVLANMAEPPGLQELADQVGLNLKKLKMGFKQIYGDSVYSFLFDYKMEYARKLLDSGSYNVNEVGLKIGYSTASHFISAFKKKFGTTPKKYLMSINISS